From a single Kitasatospora sp. NBC_00458 genomic region:
- the paaD gene encoding 1,2-phenylacetyl-CoA epoxidase subunit PaaD: MTGADVVTGAGVVGRGGAWEVASAVPDPELPMLTLADLGVLAGVEEDGGAVTAWITPTYSGCPAVAEMAADVDRRLRAAGFTDVRVRLRLDPPWSTDLITAEGRRKLAEAGIAPPRPGAAAAAAGGPGLLGLGPTRRATGPGPAAGGTGSGSGPVPDAAGGTRPAVAPPVPVRPVPAWGHDARATPVVCPLCGGADTEELSRFGSTACKALWRCRDCREPFERVKEI; the protein is encoded by the coding sequence GTGACCGGGGCCGACGTGGTGACCGGGGCCGGGGTGGTCGGGCGCGGCGGGGCCTGGGAGGTGGCGTCGGCCGTGCCCGATCCGGAGCTGCCCATGCTGACCCTCGCCGACCTGGGCGTGCTGGCCGGGGTGGAGGAGGACGGGGGCGCCGTGACCGCGTGGATCACCCCGACGTACTCGGGCTGTCCCGCCGTCGCCGAGATGGCCGCCGATGTGGACCGGCGGCTGCGTGCGGCCGGGTTCACGGACGTGAGGGTCCGGTTGCGCCTGGACCCGCCGTGGTCGACGGACCTGATCACCGCCGAGGGACGGCGCAAGCTGGCCGAGGCGGGCATCGCCCCGCCGCGCCCGGGGGCCGCTGCGGCCGCCGCCGGCGGTCCGGGCCTGCTGGGTCTCGGCCCGACGCGGCGCGCGACCGGGCCGGGCCCGGCGGCGGGCGGTACGGGCTCCGGCTCCGGCCCGGTTCCGGACGCGGCCGGGGGTACGCGGCCCGCCGTCGCGCCCCCCGTCCCCGTGCGGCCCGTCCCGGCTTGGGGCCACGACGCCCGGGCCACCCCCGTCGTCTGCCCGCTCTGCGGCGGCGCCGACACCGAGGAGCTGTCCCGCTTCGGCTCCACCGCCTGCAAGGCGCTGTGGCGCTGCCGCGACTGCCGCGAGCCCTTCGAACGTGTCAAGGAGATCTGA
- the paaE gene encoding 1,2-phenylacetyl-CoA epoxidase subunit PaaE: MAAPGPALRPARRPTFHPLRIAGVERLCEDAVAVTFAVPDGLTDAFAFRPGQTLTLRRVVDGVDERRSYSICAPVGGPLRIAVREVPGGLFSRWLVREAALGEEVEVLTPTGLFTPDLAEPAEHVLLAAGSGITPMLSIAASVLAADRTSTVTLLYGNRRSDTVMFADELADLKDRYLGRFQLVHVLSRETRDAELLSGRLDPERVGALLKALVDVEAVGHWWLCGPFGMVTGTKELLAGLGVPAARVHLELFHAEDEPVAERADDLPGSGGPGEGEHSEVTVVLDGRGSTLSLPRDRSILDGAQRSRPDLPFACKGGVCGTCRALVTGGEVEMRRNFALEEKELAAGYVLTCQARPVTDRVTVDYDR, encoded by the coding sequence ATGGCCGCCCCCGGACCCGCCCTCCGACCCGCCCGCCGCCCGACCTTCCACCCGCTGCGGATCGCCGGGGTGGAGCGGCTCTGCGAGGACGCCGTCGCGGTGACCTTCGCGGTGCCGGACGGGCTCACGGACGCGTTCGCGTTCCGGCCGGGGCAGACGCTGACCCTGCGCCGGGTGGTGGACGGAGTCGACGAGCGCCGCTCGTACTCGATCTGCGCCCCGGTCGGCGGTCCGCTGCGGATCGCCGTCCGGGAGGTGCCCGGCGGGCTGTTCTCCCGCTGGCTGGTGCGCGAGGCGGCGCTGGGGGAGGAGGTCGAGGTGCTGACGCCGACCGGCCTCTTCACCCCGGACCTCGCCGAACCGGCCGAGCACGTGCTGCTGGCGGCCGGGTCCGGGATCACGCCGATGCTCTCCATCGCGGCCTCCGTGCTGGCCGCCGACCGCACCTCCACCGTCACCCTGCTCTACGGCAACCGGCGCAGCGACACCGTGATGTTCGCCGACGAGCTGGCCGACCTGAAGGACCGCTACCTCGGCCGGTTCCAGCTGGTGCACGTGCTCTCCCGCGAGACCCGGGACGCCGAGCTGCTCAGCGGACGCCTCGACCCGGAGCGGGTCGGGGCGCTGCTGAAAGCGCTGGTGGACGTCGAGGCGGTCGGCCACTGGTGGCTCTGCGGGCCGTTCGGGATGGTCACCGGGACGAAGGAGCTGCTCGCCGGGCTCGGTGTGCCGGCCGCACGGGTGCACCTGGAACTGTTCCACGCGGAGGACGAGCCGGTCGCCGAGCGTGCGGACGACCTGCCGGGCTCGGGCGGCCCGGGCGAGGGGGAGCACAGCGAGGTCACCGTCGTCCTGGACGGGCGCGGCAGCACGCTCTCGCTGCCGCGCGACCGGTCGATCCTGGACGGCGCGCAGCGGTCCCGGCCGGACCTGCCGTTCGCCTGCAAGGGCGGGGTCTGCGGGACGTGCCGGGCCCTGGTCACCGGTGGTGAGGTGGAGATGCGGCGCAACTTCGCCCTGGAGGAGAAGGAGCTGGCGGCCGGCTACGTCCTCACCTGCCAGGCCCGGCCGGTGACCGACCGGGTGACGGTCGACTACGACCGCTGA
- a CDS encoding NAD(P)H-binding protein has translation MIAVSGASGRLGRLALTAALGLADRSEVVALTRDPAAAAADRTWPQVLTRAADFTDPATLEPALAGVRRMLLISTARSPERFRLHEAAIGAAVAAGVEHVVYTSVVRAAEPGNPVPEARDHGRTERLLAGSGLGHTVLRFNVWPQMLLLSGLARLAVATGELPSSAAGGRVGYITREDTAWAAARVLTGAAASTADGRDRAGGSGAGRGGAGPVLGVTGPGLTDAEVAAALTEATGRPVRHRQVADAEVAGALTALGVPGPIAQAWGENDPFRRQGWFDVADDGTTGRLLGRRPVPLAGFFAAHRSELLPG, from the coding sequence ATGATCGCAGTGTCCGGGGCGTCCGGCCGGCTGGGCCGGCTGGCACTCACCGCCGCACTCGGCCTGGCCGACCGGTCCGAGGTGGTCGCGCTCACCCGGGATCCGGCGGCCGCGGCCGCGGACCGCACCTGGCCCCAAGTCCTCACCCGAGCCGCCGACTTCACCGACCCCGCCACCCTGGAACCGGCTCTGGCCGGGGTCCGGCGGATGCTGCTGATCAGCACGGCGCGGTCGCCGGAACGGTTCCGCCTGCACGAGGCCGCGATCGGGGCGGCCGTCGCGGCCGGGGTGGAGCACGTCGTCTACACCTCGGTGGTCCGCGCCGCCGAACCCGGCAACCCCGTCCCCGAAGCACGCGACCACGGCCGGACCGAACGGCTGCTCGCCGGCTCCGGGCTTGGACACACCGTGCTGCGCTTCAACGTCTGGCCGCAGATGCTGCTGCTGTCCGGCCTGGCCCGGCTCGCGGTGGCGACGGGCGAACTCCCCAGCAGTGCGGCCGGCGGCCGGGTCGGCTACATCACCCGCGAGGACACGGCGTGGGCTGCCGCCCGGGTGCTCACCGGCGCCGCCGCATCCACGGCGGACGGCCGGGACCGGGCGGGAGGGAGCGGCGCGGGACGGGGCGGCGCGGGCCCGGTCCTGGGCGTCACCGGACCGGGCCTGACCGACGCGGAGGTGGCCGCCGCGCTCACCGAGGCGACCGGTCGCCCGGTGCGGCACCGCCAGGTGGCCGACGCCGAGGTCGCCGGGGCGCTGACCGCGCTCGGGGTGCCCGGACCGATCGCGCAGGCCTGGGGCGAGAACGACCCGTTCCGGCGGCAGGGCTGGTTCGACGTCGCCGACGACGGCACCACCGGGCGGCTGCTCGGACGCCGGCCCGTCCCGCTGGCCGGGTTCTTCGCGGCGCACCGGTCCGAGCTGCTGCCGGGGTGA
- a CDS encoding winged helix-turn-helix transcriptional regulator — protein MSTGAAAGTSATSAAAPDVGPAAAPDAVQVTALDRAECPATAVLHRIGDRWSVVLLSLLAERPRGYNELDRAVADLSRRVLTRALRTLEAEGYVSRTARSDPPYRVEYALTALGESLHAVLCDLGGWAAEHRGRLPAG, from the coding sequence ATGTCCACTGGTGCCGCCGCGGGGACTTCCGCCACCTCGGCCGCCGCCCCGGACGTCGGTCCGGCCGCCGCCCCGGACGCCGTTCAGGTCACCGCGCTGGACCGTGCCGAGTGCCCGGCCACGGCGGTGCTGCACCGCATCGGGGACCGCTGGAGTGTCGTGCTGCTCAGCCTGCTCGCCGAACGGCCCCGCGGCTACAACGAGTTGGACCGTGCCGTGGCCGACCTCAGCCGCCGTGTGCTGACCCGCGCGCTGCGCACGCTGGAGGCGGAGGGGTACGTGAGCCGCACCGCCCGGTCCGATCCGCCCTACCGGGTCGAGTACGCGCTCACCGCGCTCGGCGAATCGCTGCACGCGGTGCTGTGCGACCTGGGCGGGTGGGCCGCGGAGCACCGCGGCCGGCTGCCCGCGGGATGA
- a CDS encoding NAD(P)-binding domain-containing protein — MTVYGATNSDEVRRVDVVVVGAGQAGLSAAYHLRRRGFAPYRADTGAAPDTATGAEAGTEPGIGGVFVVLDADAAPGGAWAHRSPSLRMATVHGFHDLPDFELPEPDPQAPAREVVPGYFAAYEARHALPVVRPVTVRAVRAESASPDSRLLVETDGGTWSTRALINATGTWTRPFLPHYPGHFAGRQLHYADYRGPEEFTGKRVLVVGGGASAIQVLSEVAAVGETVWATRTPPVFHEGPFTPEYGRAVVAKVEERVRRGLPVRSVVSVTGLGPSVAYRRAEELGALHRRPMFDRLTEHGVAWADEELAVDAIVWATGFRPEVGHLAGLGLRAPGGGIALTGTRATADPRVHLVGYGPSASTIGANRAGRAAVNEIVGLLGAPAGAGAQARAAVAG, encoded by the coding sequence GTGACTGTTTACGGTGCAACCAACTCCGACGAGGTGCGACGGGTCGACGTCGTGGTGGTGGGCGCGGGCCAGGCGGGCCTGTCCGCCGCCTACCACCTGCGCCGCCGCGGCTTCGCCCCCTACCGGGCCGACACGGGCGCAGCGCCCGACACGGCGACCGGTGCGGAAGCCGGCACGGAACCCGGTATCGGCGGCGTGTTCGTCGTCCTCGACGCCGACGCCGCCCCCGGCGGCGCCTGGGCCCACCGCTCGCCCTCGCTGCGGATGGCCACCGTGCACGGCTTCCACGACCTGCCCGACTTCGAGCTCCCGGAGCCCGACCCGCAGGCACCGGCCCGGGAGGTCGTACCGGGGTACTTCGCCGCCTACGAGGCCCGGCACGCGCTCCCCGTCGTACGCCCGGTGACCGTCCGGGCGGTGCGCGCGGAGTCCGCGAGCCCCGACAGCCGGCTGCTGGTCGAGACCGACGGCGGCACCTGGTCGACCCGGGCACTGATCAACGCCACCGGCACCTGGACCCGCCCGTTCCTCCCGCACTACCCGGGGCACTTCGCCGGACGCCAGCTGCACTACGCCGACTACCGCGGCCCGGAGGAGTTCACCGGCAAGCGGGTGCTGGTGGTCGGCGGCGGGGCGTCGGCGATCCAGGTGCTGTCCGAGGTGGCGGCGGTCGGCGAGACGGTCTGGGCCACCCGGACGCCGCCCGTCTTCCACGAGGGACCGTTCACCCCCGAGTACGGCCGCGCGGTGGTCGCCAAGGTCGAGGAACGGGTCCGCCGGGGCCTGCCGGTGCGCAGCGTCGTGAGCGTGACCGGGCTCGGGCCCTCGGTCGCCTACCGGCGGGCCGAGGAGCTGGGGGCGCTGCACCGCCGCCCGATGTTCGACCGCCTCACCGAGCACGGGGTCGCCTGGGCGGACGAGGAACTCGCCGTCGACGCGATCGTGTGGGCGACCGGCTTCCGGCCCGAGGTCGGCCACCTCGCCGGGCTGGGCCTGCGCGCGCCCGGCGGCGGTATCGCCCTCACCGGCACCCGCGCCACCGCGGATCCGCGCGTCCACCTGGTCGGCTACGGCCCGTCCGCCAGCACGATCGGCGCCAACCGGGCCGGACGGGCGGCGGTCAACGAGATCGTCGGGCTGCTCGGCGCCCCGGCCGGCGCCGGGGCGCAGGCCCGGGCCGCGGTGGCCGGCTGA
- a CDS encoding YbjQ family protein: MANIDEYGGGQHPDAQVLVVTTNDIPGFRVDHVIGEVFGLTVRSRHIGSQIGASLKSLVGGELRGLTKTLVESRNEAMERLVEQTKARGGNAVLMFRFDVTEAADVGTEVCAYGTAVVISPAVP, from the coding sequence ATGGCGAACATCGACGAATACGGCGGCGGGCAGCACCCGGACGCCCAGGTACTGGTAGTGACCACCAACGACATCCCCGGCTTCCGGGTCGACCACGTGATCGGCGAGGTCTTCGGCCTGACCGTGCGCAGCCGCCACATCGGCAGCCAGATCGGCGCCTCGCTGAAGTCGCTGGTCGGCGGCGAGCTGCGGGGCCTGACCAAGACCCTGGTGGAGAGTCGCAACGAGGCGATGGAGCGGCTGGTCGAGCAGACCAAGGCGCGTGGCGGGAACGCGGTCCTGATGTTCCGCTTCGACGTCACGGAGGCCGCGGACGTGGGCACGGAGGTCTGCGCCTACGGCACGGCCGTGGTGATCTCCCCCGCCGTGCCGTAG